A stretch of DNA from Hydra vulgaris chromosome 03, alternate assembly HydraT2T_AEP:
CTAAACCTTCTTTCAATCTTGTCTTTCTTTAACACCTGGTTTACCCTACCATCAAAGTTCTTAGACTGACTGGAACTCTTTGATAGGCTGATGTCTCTCGGCTCTTTGcctaaaattgtaaaactttatccTTTATAATCTCCTAGATTCAGGctgttactttttatttttatttttatatccaACAAAAAGGAATGAATGGTTTTTGAAACTTTCGGAAAACCATTAGCGTTAATGAAACCAttaatgttaacaaaaacaacaataaaaattttcaatttatatagcataaataacaaaataataaaaaaactattgcatctttattattggttttattcaacaattttacaatttgtataaattttgaCATCATTTAGTTGCTACTCAATGATTGGAAGACAAGGTGGTAGACAAGATATATCTCTAGGACAAGGATGCGGGTACAAGGGAATTGCAATTCACGAAATGATGCATGCACTGGGATTCTTTCATGAACAATCTAGAAGAGACAGAGATAGATATATAAGAGTGAACTACCAGAATATCCAGAGTGgtaaatagttaaaaatgattttatattaacaagaaacgttagaaatttaaaaaggagaaaaattttgaaaatattttgatagtgTTTAAAACTccttaaatatttattcttttgtaaaaactaaaattatatatttattatgcatttcataaacaatatattttagcttactttttttttcttcaggaaTGGCTTACAACTTTGATATGTACAGATATGGAGAAGCTTTAACTCTTGATGAACCTTATGATACGAGTTCTATAATGCATTACGACAAGTATATTAGAAACagctttagaaaaatttaaatattcatatatatatatatatatatatatatatatatatatatatatatatatatatatatatatatatatatatatatatatatatatatatatatatatatatatatatatatatatatataatatttatatatatatatatatatatatatatatatatatatatatatatatatatatatatatatatatatatatatatatatatatatatatatatatatatatatggtacttaaagtttcatacCCTTCgccaatcatcagccatatttattctttaaatcaCGAAATTAAcgttaagattatttttttttgatttaaagaatAATATGGCTGACGATTGCCGAAAGGCAAGACTTTAAGTACCATCACaccgttaaaaaaaagttttaatggttttttcttgatttaaagaataaatatggctgatgatttccgaaaggcatgaaacttttttcaaataatctaaCACTATATAATTTGCATTATATTGATGACTCTTAAACGAATAAGAGACTTGGTGTCTTAACGTgatacaacaaaaacaatacaTACATGGAAGTTGGGAATTATTatgaataatttatataatttatgataaattatataataactcTAGTTATTTTGCAACATTGCGTTactacattaaattaaaaaattacatttaatgattttaaaaatacattaaatttaaaaattacttatgaAAGAACTcattagaataattttaattaggtcatttgttttcataactttttaaaagttacttatttTCGTGTttgcatttagaaattaattcagatattttgtttagtaaattttcttgatcCAAATcagtaataatttcaaatttttgatataaacaaagcatacaattttttgaaatgttattaTACGAAAACAGTTTTTAGAATAGACCAGTTTTTCGAGCAGatcagtttaatttaaaataatattttttttcttttagtttccGTAAATATTTTGACAGCTAATTctcttttaagtatttttaattttaaaagaatgtttatgGTTGCCATAACGTTTTTTTCGTTCGTTCTCGAACTTTaactgatatattttattttgtgagaaaactatgcatttttaaataatattttttgataagccTTTGCCAATTATATagcattcatttttttgtttaaaatttcattttttagtatttttttttgttgagaaattcatttttattaatcaatgcaaaattgtgactttttataattttataataacagtgccgctacatcgactgagggtttagtTTGGGCCAGAAATCTAtcatttaccaaaaaaaaaaacgttattcaagttatatatatatataataaatatgattttaatttatatttactaaaataagaaattattttagctACGCATTCAGTGTTACTGGGTATAAAACAATCGAGTCTTTACGAAACCCAAGTGATGTACTTGGTCAAAGAAATGCCTTAAGTCAAATTGATATCAATCAACTGAATAAATACTACAATTGCAAGTCAACAACTGTCACAACAAAACCATCAagtttgttttaagtttatgttttttaatagaagtttttgctttttattttcaaatttttatttttatttgtatactataaattaatttgtattaatttaattcaaatttttatttttattgtatactataaattaatttgtattaatgCTTGGTTATGGagatatttaattcattttttttattatttagcatGTGAAGATGGTATATATTTATGTCGTTTGGGAAACACATGGTGTTCAAAAGATTCATATTACAAGAATAACTGCAAAAAGACATGTAATCTTTGCAAATAACGTAATAATATGTAAACAATGAATGAAAAACTCAATGATTTTCtgatttcaaaatgatttaatgaagaatgataaataaatttctaaataaaaaaacaatcttttttattcaaactagCAGTAAGCGACCTGTATTACGggttattgttaaataaatcaacagcaacaataaatttaatatatcatctgaaaattataataaaatacaaatttatctataaattatCTATTTAGCTCTGCTCGCTTTTAGTTAAAGACATAAAAACTCGTAAGATCAGTTATTAAATCAGTAGAagctaatcattttttaaaaaaatacctgaAATATCAAAGAACTTAATGATAACATAAAGGGTTCCATTAATTTgttcctttttatttaaacccCCAATAAATGAATAGAGAGAGAGTAACAAGGTTTTAAAAGCACTGCGTTTAATTCACTTAAAAAGATATACAACAaatcattataatttataagtgGTATGGGGCTGTCCGTTAATTATGGCAACAAAATAGGGGAAGGGGGTCTGgaaatttttgacaatttttgacGAGGGGAGAGGGGAGGTCAAGAAAAGGTGACGTCAACAACGTcacttctttaaataaatctaGTTATTTTGTTACTAGTCATGCACACTTACTTAGTTACTCGTTATGCCTACTGGACGtgaaaaaagatatcaaaatgaGACTTTTATATGTCAGGATCAGATGGCCTGCCACTTGCAATCAAAGTTACTCATTTAGAGAGAGATCTTGGAGTTCTTATCTCAAATGATCTTAAATGTAATGCTCAAGTTTTAGCAGCTGCAGTGAACGCTAATCACTCCTTAGAGAGGTTGAAATAAACTTTTCGAAGCCGTAGTTTTTCAGTAAGGAAAAAGGTGTGCAAAACATGTTGCAAAAAGCTGCTACAGACGTCGAAAAAATCAGGAAAACTTAAATGGGACAAATTTGCATTGAGTATTTTTACAAGAACTCGTCCCGAAACAATACTACCTACTATCAACTTGATAATAAACAGAAGAAAAGCTACAGCGCTTGTGGATACTGGTTGCTCGCAATCAATCATCACTAAAAAGTTACTGCCATTCGACTATAAAGTGATTCGTGTAGTGGGTGTTGCAACAATGAGCGGAATAATTAGATGTGAAAAAGTTATTGcctaaatacaaaattaaacaaatggGTGCTTGGTGGATGCGTTGGTGTTATgataaaattatggaaaaaactaaataattactacCGTTGATGCGCGtcattaatgataataaaaagaagataagaCTGGTGCTTGATTATTGCGAACTTAACACCTATGTAAAAGCCTCTACAAGAGATGCGGATGTCATCAAAGATGCAATGAGGGATTGGAGACTGATGAGTAAAAATAGCAACAGCTCGGTGGTGGATCTAAAAAGAACATACCTACAAATTTATGTGCATAAACAACATTGGCCTTACCGAACTGTTGTTAACTAAGATTAACGATATGCGCTTACAGGTTTGGGCTTTGATTTGAACCTAGCACCTGTGATGGTGAGCTCAATACTACGATATGTTATCCAACAAAGTTCTGTACTTGCAAAATCAACAAGAGGATACATTGATGACACCTTAGCAAATAATGGAAATGGAAGAAAGCTGGTGGTACATGTGAAGAAATGTGGTCTTCACGCAAAAACACATGAATATTTTGGCAAAAACCCAGTTCGTGCACTTGGATTGAAAGTAACATTAAATCCATCGACAAAGGAAATGTTTTTGAAGAGAGGACGCGAGTttccaattattaaaaatgtgctatttatataaaaaaatgggaAATATTCTCATTATGTGGTAATCTGGTTACTAATCTACCAGTTGCTGGATAGTTTAGACTCACATGCAGCTTTATAAAGAAATGTACAAACAAAGCAGGTTGGAATGAAACTATTACAAGTAAGTACGTTAATGATATGATGCAGGAAGTTGTGGATAGAGTCATCAATTGCAATCCTGCAAAAGGCGTATGGAATGTCAAACCAAATGCATCTCTAACTGTATGAGTGATGCATGTTTGCTACTAAAAGGAGTTATGATAATTCAAGGAGACAAAAAAACAGAAGATTCGACATAGCTCCAACTAAAGTCTGATGCAATATATATCAACGTAGCTGAATTGAATGCATGTATTGAAGGTCTCAATATGGCATTGAAATAGAACCCAAGTGATGTCTCTACCAAAACTGATTCTCATAGTGTATTCAGTCGGTTAAATTCTAAATTGAATCGTGGCAAACCTGTACAATATGCAGGGCAATGCAAAATGCTAATTCGACAAAGGCttcaaatgttgaaaaattttttcgAGGACTATGTCATAAATGTAAATGTTACATggataacaacaacaaaaaatatcgcAGATGAACTCACACTAGTGCcaataaaatggataaaaaacaaattttcaacaCAAGAATGTAATATCATTTATAAGCACGATAATCagcagattaaaaaaattaattcaatagCACACATGGGAGTTACCAAGAGTATGGAGTTATGCTCGCGTGCTGGTATCCACATTAATAGCGACAGAGTGAAACAAGTTTTGGCTGAATGTGACTAATGTAATACAATTGATCTTAAAGTCATTTTGTGTTATAAAGGAAATCTTGTTGTCAGCAAAGTGTGGGAGTAGCCTGCGATGTTACTTGCGTTGATTTGTTACTATATCTTACCTGTATCCATTGTGGCCCAAGCAGATACACGTTGTGGACATCATTATGCAACGAAAGAGCAGCAATGGTTGTTGAATTGTTAGACAAAATATGGTCATCGCTTGGATCTGCTTCCGAAGTTCTCCaagataatgtttaaaatatatttaagttttttgcattcataacttttttaaatgatttcatttgatgactattttatttatgaaaaaattatgtttactgtTTGAATTTTCGGATTGTTGTTTATATATCCTTAATAAATGTCTTTTgtaatgtaactttttttaaatattggagcACTATACCAATTTATTACATCCAAGCAATTGATAAATCTGTATAGTTGTATCGCATCTCCTCTTGATCTTCTTATTTCTAATGTAAAGAGAAAGGCTGATCAGTAAGTTTTTAcatgataaatcttttaaattaaaaacgcGAACTGCTCTCTGTTGAATTTGTTCAATCATAATAACACGTTTCTGTATATGTAAATTTCGTAATAGGGTTTAATATTCAAGGTGAGGTATAAATAACAATGTAAGTAtcaatattatatttcttttgtctgAAATTTAAAGAAGTGTTTGATTCGCCCTTATGTATTTTCTTAGGCATAAATACATTGGTTGAAAGGCCATTGAAgctaattttagataatttaagttaaaaaaaaatatattgaatgcAGTCGTGAAACTAAGGcccaaatatgaaaaaatattgcaaaatattagggtacttAAACTTTAAGGGATAAGGAAAACTGATTTACAATTCTTTACAAGGTAGTCTCAGCATTTGTTGATGCTAAATTTGCTCAagaaaaatttagtgaaaaatgtAGCCGCACCTTTTTGCccttttttgaattaattgtttttaaatgacgCAAggtctttttaaaatgtttcttttctGCATCTTTAATGAGTGTTGGATCCAGAATTGTCATAACATCAacaataaaagataattttaagaaattagaAATCTAtcgatgaatttaaatttagtataagataataaattaaaatattttaataacttattgcCCTCGCATTTGTGCTAGGGGGTAAACCTTTTGAGGGTTTTTTTTCCCCATGCTTCAATCATTGCAAATTTTTGCAATGCATTCttgtttaatacatttgtttattACTGAATGTATCATTATAACTAAATACTATTCTATAATTCTAAATTCTAGTCTGTAATTCTATTGTGGAAAGCTATAGAAGATTTGATTACGACTATGTGGTTTGCGATTATAATAActcttaatttataataattaagtggtttttaaattaaaatttttgaggaTCATTTGTGGGCTGTTATCCAACATCAATTTAAGAGTTTTGcatattagatataaagaaaagtggaaaaaagtacataaatttaatgttgGATTTGAAAACCAGTATAAAAAATGGTTAGACAGTCGAGCTTTTTCAATCGAAAAATATACCAatttatcaacaacaaaaaaaaaaaagcgtgaCGTtcatcaaaagaattttttgaattaagcaATAGAAGTAAATGACGAATAGCTGATGACAAAGTTGACCTTAAAACAGTTTCAATTGAACGAGTTTTACTTGCAGCAAAAAGAACAGcatataataatcaaaactaTAACATGGTTaagcttcttaaaaatgttatagaATATCAAACTGAAgcaattcaaatattataaagattaaataaCAATGACATGTTATCAGATGATAAAACGTTTAGATATCACAGGTCTGCAacataaaaactgttaaaaatttaataagtgatttttatagaattttcaaCGCTAATTTCGGggaaaatagtgaaaaaattcCATTACGTACAGTTATTTCACAAACTGCTTGTCtagttttagcttttttgatattttttataaatagttcaGTACTCTAGTAAGTTTGAATTTTGGCCTTTTAAGATTTACAGAAACTGTTTCTTAGCCTAAAGTACAAGTTGTTTTATGAACAATGGCTATCAGAGGATGTATAAACTCACCAGATTGCTTCTGCTACATTTGTGGTATTTATACCATTAAAAAGCGACAAAGAAACATCtccaattttgttaaaaaggtATGATTTGCCTATTTGGTATAAAGTCAGGCAATCAAGATAAGTCTTGGGCTCcacacaaaattattttaatatgtgtTGAAGAACTGAGACAATGGTTTCAAGGTAAAAAGCAGTCCTTACGTTATGGAATACCAATGGTTTGGAGGAGCCCAAAAATCTTAGTGATGactgttatttttgttcttgCAACGTACAAGGtttcaatttgaaaaacaaaaaggaTACTTCCTACCCTAACATTCAGTCAGCCATTCGCCCTATTCCTCATGGACCTGGAGTACCAATACCCTCCCCTCCAAATTCTTTGGATGATGTTTTAGATAAcccagttaaaaaaataaaaccgcGTCCCACATGGGTTCCGCGTGGGTTCCGTATGGGATTGATGGGATTTATGTGGGACAGATTTTCCCATGTGGTATCCGTATGGAAATTTGTCACCTTAAACCCATGTGGGTAATCCCACATGGGTTACTTGTGGGAACCATATGGTATTTACACACATGGGAAATCCCACGTGGGTTGCCTGTGGGATTTGCATGggaattaatttaaaagctggaaactaaaaaaaaaaattttaaatcgaCATTGCATTGCGTTACGTTAATATTgtgtgaaaatattttatattaataaagagAATGGCAAGCAAGTATGTAAGTACCacgaatattttttatctttctttatAGAAATAAGATTAAGATTTGTGCAAATAGACGTATTATTAGgataatataatagttatttgaaTATAGATCTCGAGTAAATTATTTGCAAACAATTACCTGATGCAAGTTGAAATGTTGTCAAAAACCAATCTTGCATGCATGGGACACTGCAGTGTCCCACAAAGAAATGCAGGTTTGAAAGTCAAAGAATTcccaattttctttaataaaaaaagaaaaaaataggatGGAGATGGGtttctgtaactttttttatgctccaaaagttttaactttagatATAATAAGGTTCTTAAGACTTAAGGGACTTACGAACTACATTGAGGAACAAAAACAGGATATTTACagaaacttttcaatttttaatctGGAGTACCACAGTGTTATTGAGAATAAAGCCTCTGGGTCCAGTTTTCAAAGTAATATGATCTAagcaatgtttaaataaaataatatgctTTAAAATGCATATAGTTATACATATAACTCCTGATAGTTAACTATATGTTTAACTAGTTATacatataatttgttataaaaacttattttttaaggttatgCTTGAACAAATTAGTAccaattaattcaaatttaagatttagttaaatatgttcttatttattcattgtttttgttaattttatatttatttgttcaaatttaTCGGTTAGTACTATATTTTACTACAGTAAGAATGTTTATCATTGTTGAACGTAATTTTATTagtaacttaattttattttcaacatattTTGACAACAccctttatattttaaattataacagcTTTACTTTTCTAttgatgttaaatttattacGTTTCAATAACTCAGATTGAATCTTAACTGAATTATTGTAAGCTTTGTAGgggtttgtatatatatatatatatatatatatatatatatatatatatatatatatatatatatatatatatatatatatacatatacatatatatatatacatatatatatatatataatatatatatatataatatatatatatatataatatatatatatatatatatatatacatatatatatatatatatatacatatatatatatatatatatatatatatatatatatatatatatatatatatatatgtatacatatacatatatatatacatacatatacatacatatatatataatatatatatatatatatatatatttttatatatatatatatatatatatatatatatatatatatatacatacatacatatatatatatatatatatatatatatatatatatatatatatatatatatatatatatatatatatatatatatatatatatgtatatatatatatatatatacaacattaaaacaataaaattgataCAAAATTTCACTTTAAAACATTGTGATGTTTTAAAGTGAAATTTtgacaattataataattacaaattataaataaatacaaattataatagCATTAGGAAACTAgtatttatgtattattattatactataaataaatagttttttaattcattttataaaatggaGACTGACAACTGATaattaatggaaataaatacaaattataaaaatcatgtaaacttcgtttattattactaaatacTATTAATGTTAgtctacaaaattaaaatcaatttagagCATTGTTATTAGTTCTTTTGCGATTCGCACTTCCACTTCTGTCtctcaaatttataaaataggtGGTCAAAGTTTGCTCAATAGGTAGGTTCTCAGCATAACAATGCTTTTTTCTTACACTTTCTAAAGAGAAATATGGCAAATTGATTACTTATTTTACCTAAATCGTAGGGTCATCTCTGCATAATGATGTCAGATGATGACCCGGTTTATTGAACAACTTCACCCTTTATCAAACTCGGTCAATTTTTTGCCATCTCCCATTGAAAATGATGTCAGTTTTTGTTATCGTATTATGATGGTATATCTGAattgttaatataatataaaaaatgcatacaccatcaatttttttctggttCAATTATACATTTATTCTCAACAgtactaaaagtaaaaaaaaaaaacataatttgttcTTTCAGATAAGCATTCAAGATTCAAGCTAATTTctgaatttaaattgtttttcctGTGATCCTCTACAGTTTTAAGCAACAAAAGCAAGAAGTTTTTAGACCACATTGTTGGTGTAAATACCTCTAAAACCTGCTTATagctagcataaattgttttactttttttttaaataaaatattttactttttttttaattcaattttttaattgagaTTATCTTAGTCTCAACATCCCCTCCCCATTGTCAATTATTGTTAAACTCACACTGCCCCACTATCTACTGGCATCATTTATGGATGATCCCATAgcctaaataatatatatatatatatatatatatatatatatatatatatatatatatatatatatatatatatatatatatatatttatatatatatatgtatatatatatttacatatatttatatatatatatatatatattatttttactttatttacaaCACCATTTGAGATACAACAAACCCTTACAAAGCTTACAATAATTCAGTTAAAATTCAATCTGAGTTATTGAAACgtaataaatttaacatcaaTAGAAAAGTAAAGCTGTCatcatttaaaatgtaaaggGTGTTGTCAAAATATGTTGATAGTAAAATTAAGTTACTAATAAAATCACGTTCAACAATGATAAATATTCTTACTGTAGTAAGAATTAGTACTAGTTAACaaatttgaacaaataaatataaaatagtgaaAAAGCAATGAACAAGTAACTTGAACTAAATCTTGAATTTGAATTAATTGGTTCTAATTTGTTCAAGcataaccttaaaaaataagtttatataataaattttatgtataactGGTTATACATATAGTTAACTATCAGGAGTTATATGTATTACTGCAtgcattttaaagcattttatttagtttatatattactttagatcATATTACTTTGAATACTGGACCCAGAGACTTTATTCCCAATAACACTGTGGTACTCcggattaaaaatttaaaagtttctgtAAATATCCTGTTTTTGTTCCTCAATATACTTCGTAAGTCCCTTAAGTTTTATGAaccttattatatataaagttaaaagttttggaggctaaaaaaagttacagaaaCCTCCCTATCTCCCccctattttaatttttttttttaataaagaaataaataataaagaaaatttggcTTTCAAACCTGCATTTCTTTGTGGGACACTGCAGTGTCCC
This window harbors:
- the LOC100206128 gene encoding hatching enzyme 1.2, whose translation is MTKFVIFACLFATVLCRPASQSTKDVKKDEKEDGFHAVIKINNKREKDEKKGKELSATEAVELFEADIVKTPKLMARINRMKRNESEESPFDAIQNGAWPNAIVPYVITNMMTQQDRYAIAEAINEYKQKTCIRFVPRTNEPSYVNFIKGGGCYSMIGRQGGRQDISLGQGCGYKGIAIHEMMHALGFFHEQSRRDRDRYIRVNYQNIQSGMAYNFDMYRYGEALTLDEPYDTSSIMHYDNYAFSVTGYKTIESLRNPSDVLGQRNALSQIDINQLNKYYNCKSTTVTTKPSTCEDGIYLCRLGNTWCSKDSYYKNNCKKTCNLCK